The Streptococcus sp. DTU_2020_1001019_1_SI_AUS_MUR_006 sequence GGTTCTTGCTCTCGTGACTAATCAATTAACCAATAATGTTGGAATGATCCTCTTCATCCTGGTCTTATATGGTTTGGTTGGTTTCTTGGATGATTTCCTCAAGGTTTTCCGCAAAATCAATGAAGGACTTAATCCTAAACAGAAGCTCTTGCTTCAGTTGGTCGGAGGAGTTATCTTCTATTTCTTCTATGAAAGAGGTGGAGATATCTTAAATGTATTTGGTTATCCCTTGCATTTAGGTGTTCTGTATATTCTCTTTGCCCTCTTCTGGTTAGTTGGTTTTTCAAACGCAGTTAACCTGACTGACGGAATCGATGGCTTGGCAAGTATTTCTGTGGTGATTAGCCTATCTGCCTATGGAGTGATTGCCTATGTGCAAAATCAGCTCGATATCTTACTAGTGATTGTAGCAATGATTGGTGGTCTTCTTGGCTTCTTTGTCTTTAACCACAAGCCTGCTAAAGTTTTCATGGGAGATGTAGGTAGCCTAGCCCTTGGAGGTATGTTGGCTGCTATTTCCATGGCACTGCACCAAGAATGGACCTTGCTCTTGATTGGGATTGTATATGTTTTTGAAACAACATCTGTTATGATGCAAGTCACCTACTTTAAGTTGACTGGAGGAAAACGTATCTTCCGTATGACACCAGTTCACCATCATTTTGAGTTGGGGGGCTTTTCTGGAAAAGGCCAATCTTGGAGTGAGTGGAAGGTCGACTTCTTCTTCTGGGGAGTGGGCTTATTCGCTAGTCTCTTGACTTTGGCTTTCATATATTTGTTCTAAAAAGAGAATGTGGAATCATCAGATAGAGAAGGATTAAGTTCCTTCTCTTTTCTATTTCCATCAGTTTATTGCATCCCCTTCTCAAAAATAGGTAAATTTATGGTAAAATGGAAATAGAAAGTTGAAATGATGAGTTATTTTAAAAAGTATAGATTTGACAAATCCAAGTTTAAGTTAGGGATGCGAACTTTCAAGACAGGAATCGCTGTTTTTTTGGTCCTCATGATTTTTGGTTTTTTTGGTTGGAAAGGACTGCAGATTGGGGCCTTGACTGCAGTTTTTAGTTTAAGAGAAGATTTTGATAAGAGTGTCCATTTTGGTACTTCTCGTATTCTCGGAAATAGTATCGGTGGTTTTTATGCCCTGATTTTCTTTCTCTTAAATAATCTTTTTCACGGCGCCTTCTGGGCAACCCTCCTTGTTGTTCCAATTTGCACCATGTTAACCATTATGACAAATGTTGCTATGAACAATAAAGCAGGTGTTATCGGTGGAGTTGCGGCTATGT is a genomic window containing:
- the mraY gene encoding phospho-N-acetylmuramoyl-pentapeptide-transferase, with the translated sequence MLISIFAGVIAFILTVIGIPAFIRFYHKAQITGQQMHEDVKQHQAKAGTPTMGGLVFLLAGVLVSLVLALVTNQLTNNVGMILFILVLYGLVGFLDDFLKVFRKINEGLNPKQKLLLQLVGGVIFYFFYERGGDILNVFGYPLHLGVLYILFALFWLVGFSNAVNLTDGIDGLASISVVISLSAYGVIAYVQNQLDILLVIVAMIGGLLGFFVFNHKPAKVFMGDVGSLALGGMLAAISMALHQEWTLLLIGIVYVFETTSVMMQVTYFKLTGGKRIFRMTPVHHHFELGGFSGKGQSWSEWKVDFFFWGVGLFASLLTLAFIYLF
- a CDS encoding FUSC family protein gives rise to the protein MSYFKKYRFDKSKFKLGMRTFKTGIAVFLVLMIFGFFGWKGLQIGALTAVFSLREDFDKSVHFGTSRILGNSIGGFYALIFFLLNNLFHGAFWATLLVVPICTMLTIMTNVAMNNKAGVIGGVAAMLIITLSIPSGETVLYVFARVFETFMGVFVAILVNYDIDRLRSILEKKEK